The Heterodontus francisci isolate sHetFra1 chromosome 31, sHetFra1.hap1, whole genome shotgun sequence genome segment GAGACTTGTAGTTTTTGAGCAGTGTACTGTATTTATGAAGTAGCCCCACTCCTGACAAAAATCTCATGCGATACAGTTGAGAACCTTGCAACTCCAGTTATATTTCCATGCTTTATGCCAAAgttacaggggagaggggttttatggcaaaacaacagcaacttgcatttatagaacactTTTAATGTAACAAATGTTCCCGTGTGCTTTTACAAGAGCATTATCAGACACCATTTGACACAACCACATAAAAGGACAGCTTGGGGATCAAGgaggtacattttaaggagcaCTTTACAAATGGGATATATACTTCAGCCCAACCCCCAGCAGATAAGATTCATTCTTGGAGTGGACCACAATAAGtattggtgttacgaccaggtgagaaagagaaacTGGAGATTGCTGTCAATCTCCCCATGAGCTTCAAGTATTTTCTGCATTTGCACTGTTAAAAACTAATTAAAGTCAGCACTAAAAGTTAGGGTTAGTACTTAACTATGCAAGGACCCTTTTAatgatttatgttcctgcaatacCACTtaacctctccagcccagaaagggaacagttGAAGCTATTGTAACAACTCGGTGAGAAAGGTGacgaggggtccctctcagtcttcacctggtcttactgtaacagggtttaattttaaatacacagtGTTTGagctaccccttggtgaatccttgttcacccctttccaattataaggcaaagaaaccagcgcaaacaggctttcttaggtttaaagaaaaaaaggtgaaattttattaaacttggaGGTTTTAAAACAcaaacactaattcggttaacgcctatgaatacacgacgtgcccacgctagcatgcatacatgcaaatagagacagagaagagcagaagaaaaataaaatggataggtttgaggcaatatctgaagagttgttgttatagttcttccagctcactgtcgagtccttgattataggtagatcttgcttttcgttgggctccagtattcttcttaaacctagttcactgtaggtgacctttctctcttggggttcatgtgtcttcagtgggttttggagttccgcgagaaagagatgggagcagacaggcaggagaggaggtctgcttcagtccaggagcattctgcttttgccagttcaaacactgcaacagccagttagttatgtgactaactggCCTGGCcatgtcagtttgtggatcgaattgaagcagggaatagctcctttgtctacgagCACTGTCTGTTAATCTGTAAAtgtatctttccagccaggggcctggcaaccccttgtcacaggtctTCTCTttttctcagcaacaatttgaaatttaatgtccatgtggcaaaaataATAAGCCACATTGTtgccagtttggggggggggggggggggggggctgcatgACAATTGGTATTAAATTCAATGGTGCACTTACAGGATCCACAGAACACTTGCCATTTCTATGAAATGTAGTCACAGAACTGAATGCCTCCATTCACCCTGTGGTCAGTTATAGAATGACAAAATCTGGGGCTGAAACAGTGTAGAATGTTTCACCCAAAACTAATTAAGAAGATTGCTAACAGGGCATCTGGGTATTAGCAAAAGGATAGAACCACCTATACTAAAATTAAAAGTATTTTCAATTACTGGATTTATTTTGAAACCCCAACCTAGAGAATATTCAACAGGTACTAACAGAATGCTACTTCATTTCCGGCCCAAGTAAATCCTCAGGAGCTGCCTAACTGCGGAGAATCTACTTTAAAGCAGCATGCTGAATTTAGGGCTCATCTTCAGAACTCTGAATAAGCTCTTTAGCAGCACAGCCAGTGGCAGCACCAGCACTTCCTACTATAGCAGCACCAGCAGTAGAGAGTCCAGCAGCTCCTTCATGAAGAAAAGAACATATATTAATCCTTACAAATATGTAGCAATATTTAGAACACATTCGTTAAACTTTATAAaactgcctccattcccactctgAGAGAATCTGTTTATCCTGTGCTATGAACCATTCTTCAAAAAAAATAAAATGCACAGCCAAGAAACTATTCAGGCCTTTgatcttatttattttatttattgatttagagatacagcactgaaacaggccattcggcccaccgagtctgtgccgaccaacaaccacccatttatactaaccctacagtaattccatattccctaccacctacctacactaggggcaatttacaatggccaatttacccatcaacctgcaagtctttggatgtaggAGGaaacacccagcaaaaacccacgcggtcacagggagaacttgcaaactccgcacaggcagtacccagaatcgaacccgggtccctggagctgcagtgcaaaccactgcgccactgtgctgcccttgctaATATAAAGGCTGCTGAGTAagtcttctctcctgaatggccatcCAGTTTTCCCCTAATTTGTGCATTAAAAAGTTATTTCAAAATACAAACTACAGAATAGAGCTTTTTGTAGTGACTTTGCTGATCAGTTTCACTCTATATTAAACAAACATAGCAGCACCAGAGTTTTATTATGACACTAGTTCACCAATATTAGCCATTTAAGCAATCACTATCTCACCCACAGCCAAGACTGATAACTTCCTGTCTGAGAAACCACGGAGCCCTGCCCCCACACAAACTTCACCACTTTCTATGTTTATACATGGAAGGATGACTTAAAGGTGTTGGACAAGTGATTACATTAAGATCAATCTTCATAACTTTTCCTCAATTTGATTTAAAAGAAAACATGGAATCTTACCAATAGACTGGAGGGTTGCGACAACACCACCAGCTGCTACACCCCCTCCATTAGCGACTGCAGCCACAGACATCATTTTTGCTCCCAAGGATCCAGCTGCTATTCCAGCACCAGTGAAGCCAGCTGCACCAACAACAACTGGGGCAGCAACTACTGCAGCAGCTGCAAAAGTAGAATAAAGTCAGTTGATAAGGGAACTAAAAATTTGCTTGGTGATACAGCACCCCGTTTAGGCTCTTGGCTGTAGAGATCACAGCTCCAACAAATCCAAAAATGGCATGGGAAGAAATGGAGCAAAGGGGTTTGCCATGACCCTGGCAGCCTTTCAAAAAGAAAGGAGCATGACCTTCAGTTAGCAAGAGTATAAATTACACCATGATGTCTTTGTTTTAAAAGAGCACATCATCATGTCACATGTTTGCATTTTAAAGTTGCAAATTTGAAAAAGAAAGGTGACTTTGCAATGAAATACTCAACCCTGATACTCAGAATGGACCATAAAAaacgtacagcacaggaggccattcaggccatcatgcctgtgctgcctctttgaaagaaaAGTCATGCTTAGTTCCACACCTCCACTTATTGTCCATAACctgcaagttcctcatcctcaactaTCTGTCCATCTCCCTTTTAAAACTATTTATGGAATtagcttccaccgccttttcagacagagcattccagattccCACAACTCagtgaaaaaaaaaatctctcctcatcttccCACTAGATCTTTGGCCAATGATTTGAAATCAATGACATCTGGTTATTAACCCAATATTTTTTTCTACTTTATTTGCTTCTTTAACCACCTTattaacttgccctgccacctttatgAATTTGTGTATATGAACAACAaagtctctctgttcatctacactcacTCAATCTAGGCTGGCAATTTAGTGCAGTGCTAAAGGACGGATGAATTGTCAGAGATGCCATTTTTCCAAGGAGATGTAAAACCAAGCTGCCATCTGCTTATTCAGGTGGATGCagcaaaagatgccatggcactttttgaagaatAGCAGGAGTTCTTCTGGTGTTCTGGGCAACATTCCTCAATCAGTAAATACCACTGAAAATAGATCATCTAGTTATTTTTTCCATTTGCTGTTTGTTGGACcatcctgtgcacaaattggttgccacatttcctgacAGAGCAGCAGTGACTGCACATAATCAAGCAATTGTGAAGCAATATCGGGACATCCTGAGAAGGTGTATATCAATGCAATTTCTTTTACCTGCTCCTCCTGCAACCCAGGCAACTGTCGACCAATCTATAAATACATGGGCAAAACAGAAATATTAGACAAGTATTCAACGGTGAGACAAGCCACTCATTTGATAACTTTCTTGACTGCTAAGTCAGTAATGTAGGAAAGCAGTCAAGTTACAACCAGCATTTTATTAGTTTGCAGACTACTTGTGTAATTGTTTCCTCTCAGCATGAGCACTAATAATGTCAGGGGCACATTCATATACAATCCTACAGATCCCAAGCTCAAGGGTCCCTGCTAAATATGGGGGTCCCTCCAGGGTTAGCAAACTATGTCCAATAAGCATCTCCCTGTCCACAATCCCATTGGACAAGAAATCTCCTGGCCACGCCCATGAGTCTCAGTGCTGGAGAGCTGCAGTCCAGTTTTCTCCTTTCAGGTAGGTTTTAATGAATggggatgaggggggagggagTTGTTCAGGGTTGCTGAAGGACCCTAAAGAGCCCTAAGAATTCTTAATTGGTCTCTGATTAAGCTATTTTTATATTACTTACTTCTAGGCTATTGGCACCAgttctcaggcagctgaaggcaacagTGTAGCCTTGCCGGAGTTGCAAAGGCTGGTGATTGGGAGGACCTGGTTTTAAGAAAAATGCCTGCACTGGGTCATTTTCTATCAAGTTCGTGGATGCAAAAATAACTGGGAGTGTCCATCTGACACTTTCCCAATGCAGTGAACAATACTGGTTTAGAAGGAAAAAAAAGTGGTTAAGTGTTGCATTCCCCCAGCCCTGCGATCTCAAACCTGACAGAACACACGAAAATGAAAAACCATTCAAGAAAAATAGTTTCTCTTAGCAACACAATTAATGGTAGTTTACAATCACTATGGATTCTATGGACACACAGtatggaaaagagggaagagataTGAGGAAGAGGATGAGTAGAGGAGAATGGGGGTTACCTATATCACATGAAGGTAGGCTTGAACCTGCAAAACAGGGAAGATAACAGAATGagaacattttattttatttttgtcttttaaaaatatatttcttCTATACACCCAAAATCATCTCACGTATCATTGCTCACAACGTCAGAGgataccaacttgcatttatatatcatcttaTCAACTTCAAAATGACCAAAAGCATTTTATGATCAATGAATTACTTTGGAATTGCACGGGTATTTAGAGAAAAGTGTATAGAAAATTGAAAACTTTCAATATAATTTACATAGCTAGATGGACGTATCTCCACTATGCCCTTTGCATATGCTCAAGAATAGTTAAATATTCAAACAAAATGTGCTTCAAAATAGTTTAGCACACCATCCCATATTTTTAATCACTATAAATCCCAACTGGGATATTTGGTGATTTCTTCTGCACTATCTGTGCCAGATGTAATTGATGTTCGATGATTCTATGTTATTCCAGGTAACATGAAAAGTTTGATATCTCACTTTTCCCCTCCATCTTGATTCAATCatgcctgactgctgtctgcccCTCAAACATTATGCTTAACACTGTTCCATCAAGAATCCTAAGCTTTTGAACTGTGCTCATAATCTCAGTCAACTGGTAGAATTGCTAAATGTACTGTTTCTTTTTAAATGGTAAAGCAGCTTCAACTGTTCATTTCTTGACTTCAGCGGTTTCCTTCTAGTCACTTGCCAATAATTTGTGAATTCTCCTTTTCACCAGCTGGGTCTTTCCTTCCAGCTTTAGTGTTCAGTCTTTGCGATCCAAAGTTTAAAGTTACCTACTCAGAGTTCACAGACTTATTTGCCCATTCTATACTTATCAATGTATTGAGACTTTATTGCTTACTTGTTTCCAATAAAAACTAACTTTTTTACAAAAAAGGGAGAAGATTCAGCAAGATTGTAGAGAAAGGCCAGGCATAAATTTGCAAGTATTTGAAATGAATCAACATTACCACATAAATCTACTTCTCACCTGTGTTGAAAGAAGCAGACAAGATCAATGCAATATAGACCAGCTCTCgcatttttccaatattttcaagGAAGACTGATACAAGTATTGTAGATTTCAGTAATAGCTGGAACACAATAGGACCTTCCTGCACAGATCAACACAAGAAGCAATTTCAATTAAAAAGGTTACAAGGGAAGTACTGACAGTGCTGTGTAATAACCTCATCTGGTAGCAGATTTATAAATTACAGGTAGAGATGGTTCAAATTGTTATCGGAAAAGCTCGGTTTCATGTTTTGTCTACAGTAATCTTCAGTGAAATTATAATTCTTCACTCTTAAAAtgtgttacaaccaagtgagaaatgtgtccaggggtctgttactatcttcatctggtcttattgcaacagggtttaattttaaacacggttTTGATCTCCcctttgtgaatccgtgttcacaactttccaactataaggcaa includes the following:
- the LOC137347119 gene encoding interferon alpha-inducible protein 27-like protein 2A, which gives rise to MRELVYIALILSASFNTGSSLPSCDIDWSTVAWVAGGAAAAVVAAPVVVGAAGFTGAGIAAGSLGAKMMSVAAVANGGGVAAGGVVATLQSIGAAGLSTAGAAIVGSAGAATGCAAKELIQSSEDEP